A single region of the Vicia villosa cultivar HV-30 ecotype Madison, WI linkage group LG4, Vvil1.0, whole genome shotgun sequence genome encodes:
- the LOC131597074 gene encoding uncharacterized protein LOC131597074, translated as MEHVDDWWLTAVYASPNDNCKKLLWDSLKDIARNLIGGWMVTGDFNDIDNVKDKKGGLPASVQRCHKMGERIGSCKISNIEMRGTKFTWRGPIFHGGQRIYEKLDRALSNDEWKIQFPDAYVQVLVHVEFFDHHPILINMREENRVFQKHPFRFENWKFEFFDQIKRMKRVVLRRLEGVQLKLQMRDNYGGMRKLEKQVQKELSEILNKEEMMWFQRSRTMWILEEIELHRNIVIVIMHGVTSVETNINWNGNKNEFFRSQRGIRQGDPIYPYLFVLCMDKLSHLIEHAILEK; from the exons ATGGAGCATGTGGATGATTGGTGGTTAACGGCTGTGTACGCAAGTCCCAATGATAATTGCAAGAAGTTGCTTTGGGATAGCTTGAAAGACATTGCGAGGAATTTGATAGGAGGTTGGATGGTTACAGGTGACTTTAACGACATTGATAATGTGAAAGATAAGAAGGGTGGTTTGCCAGCTTCCGTGCAAAGATGTCATAAGATGGGGGAGAGAATAGGATCCTGCAAAATCAGCAACATTGAAATGCGGGGTACCAAATTTACGTGGAGAGGTCCAATCTTTCATGGCGGCCAAAGAATTTACGAAAAATTAGATAGAGCCTTGAGTAATGACGAGTGGAAGATACAGTTTCCTGATGCTTATGTCCAAGTCTTAGTGCATGTTGAGTTCTTCGATCATCACCCTATCCTCATCAATATGCGGGAAGAAAATCGTGTGTTTCAGAAACACCCGTTCAGATTTGAAAAT TGGAAATTTGAGTtctttgatcaaataaaaagaatGAAGAGGGTGGTTTTAAGAAGATTAGAGGGAGTCCAACTTAAGCTGCAGATGAGAGACAATTATGGTGGTATGAGGAAACTTGAGAAGCAAGTACAAAAGGAGCTTAGTGAAATTCTGAATAAGGAGGAAATGATGTGGTTTCAGCGATCGAGAACTATGTG GATATTGGAAGAGATAGAACTTCATAGGAATATCGTGATTGTCATTATGCATGGTGTGACTAGTGTAGAGACTAATATTAATTGGAATGGCAATAAGAACGAGTTTTTCAGATCGCAACGAGGAATTCGACAGGGTGATCCAATTTACCCTTATCTTTTTGTTCTTTGTATGGATAAGCTTTCTCATTTGATAGAGCATGCGATTCTCGAGAAGTAA